One genomic region from Burkholderia latens encodes:
- a CDS encoding adenosine deaminase, whose product MTPTFKDKIARAPKAELHIHIEGSLEPELIFALAQRNGVTLAYESIDALRAAYAFTDLQSFLDIYYAGASVLLTEQDFYDMTAAYCERALADNVVHTELFFDPQTHTERGVPIETVVAGIDRALADAEQRGLSSKLIPCFLRHLSEDDALATFESALPLFERYRHRLIGVGLDSSELGHPPTKFARVFEKARALGLKLVAHAGEEGPPAYIYEALDVLKVDRIDHGVRSIEDAALVERLARTRTALTVCPLSNLKLCVFDDMKKHTLKALLDRGVAVTINSDDPAYFGGYVNDNYFATVDGLQLTDAEVYAVIRNGFEASFVDAAQRDALIARLDSYWQAA is encoded by the coding sequence ATGACCCCGACATTCAAGGACAAGATTGCCCGCGCGCCGAAAGCGGAACTGCACATCCATATCGAAGGCTCGCTCGAGCCCGAACTGATCTTCGCGCTCGCGCAGCGCAACGGCGTGACGCTCGCGTACGAATCGATCGACGCGCTGCGCGCCGCATACGCATTCACCGACCTGCAGTCGTTCCTCGACATCTATTACGCCGGCGCGAGCGTGCTGCTGACCGAGCAGGACTTCTACGACATGACGGCGGCGTACTGCGAACGCGCGCTCGCCGACAACGTCGTCCATACCGAGCTGTTCTTCGACCCGCAGACGCACACCGAACGCGGCGTGCCGATCGAAACGGTGGTTGCCGGCATCGATCGCGCGCTCGCCGATGCCGAGCAGCGCGGGCTGTCGAGCAAGCTGATCCCGTGCTTCCTGCGCCACCTTTCCGAAGACGACGCGCTCGCGACGTTCGAATCCGCATTGCCGCTGTTCGAGCGCTATCGCCACCGGCTGATCGGCGTCGGCCTCGATTCGTCCGAACTCGGCCATCCGCCGACGAAGTTCGCGCGCGTGTTCGAGAAGGCGCGGGCGCTCGGGCTGAAGCTGGTCGCGCACGCGGGCGAGGAAGGCCCGCCAGCGTATATCTACGAAGCGCTCGACGTGCTGAAGGTCGACCGCATCGATCATGGCGTGCGCAGCATCGAGGACGCGGCGCTCGTCGAACGCCTCGCGCGCACGCGCACGGCGCTGACCGTGTGCCCGCTGTCGAACCTGAAGCTGTGCGTGTTCGACGACATGAAGAAGCACACGCTGAAGGCGCTGCTCGACCGCGGCGTCGCGGTGACGATCAACTCCGACGATCCGGCCTATTTCGGCGGCTACGTGAACGACAACTACTTCGCGACGGTCGACGGACTCCAGCTGACGGACGCCGAAGTGTACGCAGTGATCCGCAACGGCTTCGAAGCGTCGTTCGTCGATGCCGCGCAGCGCGATGCGCTGATCGCGCGCCTCGATTCGTACTGGCAGGCGGCGTGA
- the xdhC gene encoding xanthine dehydrogenase accessory protein XdhC yields the protein MEAWLGDLQQLLAHGEAAVLVTVAHTDGSAPREAGTKMLVTRDTARHTIGGGHLEWKAIEIARHLLKDGAHVPHARRLERLALGPSLGQCCGGAVVLAFERLDVGDLGWIMSLAKRVAAGAATVRSVSFGPSPGAPLLSEPEPQAARADCLLWETGGVSLMTETIAPYAFPVVLFGAGHIGTALVKVLATLPCQVRWVDGPDAAFPPADALAGIGNLSIDALASPAEAVDAAPPRAYFVVMTHDHALDFMLAERILRRGDYAYFGMTGSRTKRAQFDHRLAAIGIDPAQVARMHCPIGVDGIVDKAPEVIAISVAAQLLQAVEANASAQVPSSF from the coding sequence ATGGAAGCGTGGCTCGGCGATCTGCAGCAACTGCTCGCGCACGGTGAAGCAGCCGTGCTCGTGACGGTCGCGCATACCGACGGCTCCGCGCCGCGCGAGGCCGGCACCAAAATGCTGGTCACGCGCGACACGGCCCGCCATACGATCGGCGGCGGTCATCTGGAATGGAAGGCAATCGAGATCGCGCGGCATCTGCTGAAAGACGGTGCGCACGTGCCGCACGCACGCCGGCTCGAACGGCTCGCGCTCGGGCCGAGCCTCGGCCAGTGCTGCGGCGGTGCGGTCGTGCTCGCGTTCGAGCGCCTGGACGTCGGCGACCTCGGCTGGATCATGTCGCTCGCGAAACGCGTCGCGGCCGGCGCCGCGACCGTCCGTAGCGTATCATTCGGCCCCTCGCCCGGCGCGCCGCTGCTGAGCGAGCCCGAACCGCAAGCCGCGCGCGCCGATTGCCTGCTGTGGGAAACCGGCGGCGTGTCGCTGATGACCGAAACGATCGCGCCGTATGCGTTCCCCGTCGTGCTGTTCGGCGCCGGACACATCGGCACCGCGCTCGTGAAGGTGCTCGCGACGTTGCCGTGCCAAGTGCGCTGGGTCGACGGACCCGATGCGGCGTTCCCGCCGGCAGACGCGCTCGCCGGAATCGGCAATCTCTCGATCGACGCGCTGGCGAGCCCGGCCGAGGCCGTCGACGCGGCGCCGCCGCGCGCGTACTTCGTCGTGATGACGCACGATCACGCACTCGACTTCATGCTGGCCGAGCGCATCCTGCGGCGCGGCGACTACGCGTACTTCGGGATGACCGGATCGCGCACGAAGCGCGCGCAGTTCGATCACCGGCTGGCAGCGATCGGCATCGACCCGGCCCAGGTCGCGCGGATGCACTGCCCGATCGGCGTCGACGGCATCGTCGACAAGGCGCCCGAAGTGATCGCGATCTCGGTGGCCGCGCAGTTGCTGCAGGCCGTCGAGGCGAACGCGTCCGCGCAGGTTCCCTCATCTTTCTGA